The window GGGGCAGAAACTCGAATCCCTCGACAAGCGCCGCAATACATCGCTATCGCACAGGGGATTCAGAAGAATCTAGAGCGGCGCCCGAACGAAGCTGTCTGAGTGGCTTCGTTCCTTGATAAAGCCCAGAGGGCCCTTCGGACCTCGCGTGGCCTCGGATGAACTAGCCTCATGAAAAAATGGGCGTTACAGGACCAGAATCCTCTGCTTATTTCCAGGGAAATGATGCATGTTTTCTCGATGGCGGCGCACAATCCTGCGCAGTTGAAGACTACCGCCTTGCTGCGATCGTTGAACGCTGGCCGCACTTGAGCAACTCGACGCGCGATCATCTCTTCGCGCTTGCCAGGCGTCGCGTAAAATGACAGCCTGCTGGGTTTGGCGGCCTGATCACCGCCCACAGCCCCGCCGGCGCCGTGACTCATCCCACGAAGCCGCGGTGGCTGGCCCAGCTTCTAACTTGGATGAGAATCAGAATGCATGGGGAACTTCCAAACCTCAGGGATCCCCTGAGCGCCGAGATAATTCGGCGGCTTTTCGAAGTTGATGGACACTGGTGTCCGATTGATCGCGAAAAGAGTACCGCGACCCAGGAGGACGCAGAGGGGCTTCTCAGGTTAGCAGGCCTGTTTGAAGAGAAATGGCGAGCCGATGTAGAGCTGCCTGGTTCTGGGGTGGTTCGCCTAGTTTGGAGGATGACCGGCGCACATCCCGAAGATTCCGATGGCGAGAGAGCCGCTGATCCAATCGAATTTCAAACCGCCGCATTTGTTCGGTTCCTTGAAAGAAGCTTACCGACTGCATGGCTAGAGCATCGCCTTGAATATGGCCAAGCGATGCAAATTGCTGTCAGGCGTACGTCGGAGGGCGACAGGTGCTATTCCGAGATTAAGAATTCGGGTGTGCCGGCTGCAATTCACGCAATATCGTTCATAAGGATGCAGGGGATTCTTACGTTCCGCGCTCCTGTCAAATTGGAATTCAACGGTCAGTATGAATTCATCGCTCCCAAACAGCAGCAATCACCACCGCGCGCCGACGGGCCTGATTCAAATCCAGATGGCATCTGGTGGGGCGGCGCGTTTTTTTTGATTACCGGGAAGAGGTTCGATTTGCTCAAAGCGATATGGAACGCCGAGAGAGGTGTGCCGTTCAGCCAGTTGGGCGCCGAGATCTGGGGGGATGAATTGAAAGAGGCGTCAACGATTCGAAGCCTGGTAAGCCGGCTTTCGACGACGTTCGCAGAGAATGGGATTGCATTGCAAATCTCAACAACTCGCGAAGTCGTAAACCTAATTCGCCAATAGCGTTGCACCGCGCTGCAAATTTGTTGCAACGATTGCGCTCGATTGCAACAGTGCGTTCGCTAAAAACGCCGGGCATGGAAGCCAACGACTCGATTCAGGCCGTTCCTCCCCCGGATCAAATTCGACGCGAATTGGCCGAGAGCATGCGCAGGACGCGATTGCTCAGACGGCTGTTGCGCGTTTCTGAGGAAGCGACGGCCAAGCAAAAGCCCGATAGGACGGTGCGCCAATGAGCACCGCAACGACGGGCGTCACAAAACTGCTTTTGACCGCAGACGAGGCAGCCGAGTCGCTGTCCGTCTGCCGGAAGACGTTGTACAGCATGACTGTTCCGCGCGGTCCGTTGCCGTGCGTGAAGGTCGGCCGCGCTGTCCGATATTCCGTCGCGTCGATCGAGGCCTGGATACGCGGGCAGGAAGAGGCTTCGGCCGTGGAGGCGAGCGCAAGCTGATGGCCAAGACGAGATCGCATGGACCGCGATACCGAAAAGCATACCCGTGCCTTTGGCGAAATTGCCAGTTTCTAGCGCTAGAGGCGGAGACGCGCATGTTGGCGATTTACCTGCTAACAGGCCCGCAAGCCAACCGTGCCGGACTATTCCGCGTTTCGGTGGGCATGGCCGCCGAGGACGTGAATGCGGACCTCCAAACGTTACCGAAACGTTTGCGAGAGGTATGCGAATCGTTCGATTGGCGTTGGGATGACGTCAACCGTGTGATCTACATCCCGAGCTGGTGGAGGTGGAACCCGCCAGAGAATCCCAAAGTGTTGATTGGCATGCTCAGCGATCTTGCCGAAGTCCCGACAGGACCGCTTTTGACCGAGTTTTCCGAGAATCTGCGATACCTTCCGCCAAACCTTCACGAAACGTTTCAACAAACGTTAGGCAAACGTTTCGGCACGGTATCGGATTCCAAGAACAAGAACATGAACAAGAACAATATCCCCCCTAGTAAAAAAACTGCGGTGCGCACCAATGCCCAGAAAAACCCAGCGGTCGACTACGTCGAAGGCGCCGTCGGTGGCCTTAGCCGCTAAGGCAGACTGGCAGTTGCCAGA is drawn from Pirellulales bacterium and contains these coding sequences:
- a CDS encoding helix-turn-helix domain-containing protein; the protein is MHGELPNLRDPLSAEIIRRLFEVDGHWCPIDREKSTATQEDAEGLLRLAGLFEEKWRADVELPGSGVVRLVWRMTGAHPEDSDGERAADPIEFQTAAFVRFLERSLPTAWLEHRLEYGQAMQIAVRRTSEGDRCYSEIKNSGVPAAIHAISFIRMQGILTFRAPVKLEFNGQYEFIAPKQQQSPPRADGPDSNPDGIWWGGAFFLITGKRFDLLKAIWNAERGVPFSQLGAEIWGDELKEASTIRSLVSRLSTTFAENGIALQISTTREVVNLIRQ
- a CDS encoding helix-turn-helix domain-containing protein → MSTATTGVTKLLLTADEAAESLSVCRKTLYSMTVPRGPLPCVKVGRAVRYSVASIEAWIRGQEEASAVEASAS